The Shewanella pealeana ATCC 700345 genome contains the following window.
AATTCGGCCATCAATCTGTAATTCATTAAGTATATTTCTATCAATACGATCTAAGTCTTTTATAGGACTCTTTTTATTATTAACCATATATATAACCCTGGTTGGCTGATAAGGCGATATTATCATCTACTTTTAAAAAATCTTCAGCAGCATAAACTGCGTAATGAATACTATACTAGATTTCCCTGAAACATTCACGTTCAGGCAATATAAAATAACAATTACACCCATAGAGAATGGGTTTTTATGCGAATTTGAGGCTCGAAGATGATTATAGGTGTTCCAAAAGAAATCAAAAACCACGAATATCGTGTTGGTATGGTTCCATCAAGTGTTCGTGAATTGACGTCACGTGGTCATGAGGTTTTTATTGAAACAAATGCTGGTTCAGGCATTGGTTTTGTAGATCAAGATTACATCGAAGTTGGTGCAAAAATACTGGATACCGCTGCAGAGGTATTTGCTAAATCAGAAATGATTGTAAAAGTAAAAGAACCCCAAGCCGTTGAACGTGCAATGTTGCGTGAAGACCAGCTACTGTTTACCTATCTTCATCTAGCGCCGGATCTGCCTCAAACAGAAGATCTCGTTAAAAGTGGCTCTGTGTGTATAGCGTACGAGACAGTTACTGATGATCGCGGTACCCTTCCACTACTCGCACCTATGTCAGAAGTTGCTGGACGCATGTCAATTCAAGCCGGTGCTATGGCATTAGAAAAATCTATGGGTGGTCGCGGCATGCTACTCGGCGGCGTACCCGGTGTAGAGCCTGCTAAAGTCGTTATCATTGGTGGCGGCATGGTAGGTACCAACGCTGCGCAGATGGCTGTTGGTCTAGGTGCTGACGTTGTTATCTTAGATAGAAGCATCGATGCGCTTCGTCGTCTCAATGCACAATTCGATAATAAAGTTAAAGCTATCTACTCAACGGCAGACGCTATCGAAAAACACGTACTAGAAGCTGACCTTGTTATCGGTGGTGTACTGGTCCCAGGCGCCGCAGCACCAAAGCTTGTGACGAAAGAACACATCAAACGTATGAAGCCTGGTTCAGCAATTGTAGACGTTGCAATCGACCAAGGTGGTTGTATTGAGACATCACACGCTACAACTCACCAAGATCCAACTTATATCGTAGATGATGTTGTACATTACTGTGTGGCAAACATGCCTGGCGCTGTAGCCCGTACATCAACATTCGCTCTTAATAATGCTACTTTGCCGTATATCATTAAGCTAGCTCAATTAGGCTATAGAGAAGCGCTATTACAAGATAAGCACTTACTTAATGGCCTTAATGTTATGCACGGTAAGATCACTTGCGCCGAAGTTGCTGAAGCATTGAACCTTGAGTTTGTTGATCCAACTATCCTGCTTAAGTAAAACGACTCATAAAAAAAAGGAGCCTATATGGCTCCCTTTTTTTGAACTCTTGCTAATGACTTAGCTTATCGTAGAAAAACTGTAGCCCTTTCCCCTAACTGTGTTAATTAGAGTCTTAGGTAATTGCATCTCAAACAGCTTACGGCGGGTATTACTGATATGCATATCCAGATTACGATCAAATTTTCCGAGCTCTTTCTCCAGTATACGAAGTTGTAGTTCCTGCTTAGTTACCACTTGACCTTTTCTCTCGAACAAATATTTAAACAGCCTAAACTCAGTCTGAGTGAAAACCACCGATTTCTTATAAATTGAAATAGTGTTTAGCCTATCATCAAAGTCAATATCTTCAGGTTTAACACTTTTTAGCTCAGGCCAGTTGTTTTTGCTTTCTAATCTGCGTCCCACGGTCTGTATCCGAACCAATAGCTCACGCTGACTACAAGGTTGAATTAAATAGTCATCGGCACCAAGCTCATAAGCATGGATCCTGTCTTCTTCAGAATCTGTATCCGAGAATATCATTTTCGGTGTCTTCGTTTGCTTTAGCAGACAATGCTCAATATCAGTTATATCTGACATATTAAGGAATAATAAAATTAGATCGGCATAGATAGACGCCTCTTTAAGGCGTTGTTCATCAAAGTTGTTTGCGAGGGTTACAGTAAAATCATTGCCTGCAAGAAGCTGAGCCAATTTCCCTATAACAGTGGAACCATTATCCACCAGCAAAATGTGTTTCATTACCTAACAGCTCAAATACGAATAATTCGCATTAAGATTACATTAAATAAAACCAATAATCTAGTCGCTTGTATTAAATTGATTTAGCTCTACGAGCCTAATAATCATTACAAGAACAAAAAAGGCCAGCTGCGGTAGCAAACTGGCCTATTGGAGACAAAGATTTTGATTACTTACTTAACATCAGCTCTCGGATATATTTAACTGGAGCACTGCCGTAACTCAAAAACTCTTCATGGAAAGCTTTTAAATCGAAATCATCACCCTTTAGCGCCTTATACTCTTCTCTAAAGTCATAGATCTCACGATAACCTGAATAATAGCTAGTCAGCTGAACCTGACTCAGCGTTGCTCTACGCCATTTACCTTCGGCTTCAGCTTGCTGCTGAAAGGCTTCATTCATCATCAAGTCTAACGCTTGCTCTTCAGTCATGCCTTTTACTTGGATACTGTAATCGAGAATAGTGTTACAGATCACGCGTAAATTCCATTTGTAGTACATGAGCCACATTTCAGGCTCAAAATCACCATAACCCTCTTCAAGCATCATACGTTCGGTATAGACAGCCCAGCCTTCAACCATGGCGCCATTACCAAACAGACTCTTGATAAGACTTGGGGACTCGTTGGAGTAGACTAGCTGAGTGTAGTGACCAGGAATAGCTTCGTGGATATTAAGCACTTGCAGGATCCAGTGATTATATTCACGTAAGTAACTCTCTGCTGAATCACTACTCATCCCATCGAGTGGAGTAACGTTATAATAGGTGTTTCCTGATTTTTCATATGGTCCAGGCGCAC
Protein-coding sequences here:
- the ald gene encoding alanine dehydrogenase, translating into MIIGVPKEIKNHEYRVGMVPSSVRELTSRGHEVFIETNAGSGIGFVDQDYIEVGAKILDTAAEVFAKSEMIVKVKEPQAVERAMLREDQLLFTYLHLAPDLPQTEDLVKSGSVCIAYETVTDDRGTLPLLAPMSEVAGRMSIQAGAMALEKSMGGRGMLLGGVPGVEPAKVVIIGGGMVGTNAAQMAVGLGADVVILDRSIDALRRLNAQFDNKVKAIYSTADAIEKHVLEADLVIGGVLVPGAAAPKLVTKEHIKRMKPGSAIVDVAIDQGGCIETSHATTHQDPTYIVDDVVHYCVANMPGAVARTSTFALNNATLPYIIKLAQLGYREALLQDKHLLNGLNVMHGKITCAEVAEALNLEFVDPTILLK
- a CDS encoding response regulator transcription factor, giving the protein MKHILLVDNGSTVIGKLAQLLAGNDFTVTLANNFDEQRLKEASIYADLILLFLNMSDITDIEHCLLKQTKTPKMIFSDTDSEEDRIHAYELGADDYLIQPCSQRELLVRIQTVGRRLESKNNWPELKSVKPEDIDFDDRLNTISIYKKSVVFTQTEFRLFKYLFERKGQVVTKQELQLRILEKELGKFDRNLDMHISNTRRKLFEMQLPKTLINTVRGKGYSFSTIS